The following proteins are encoded in a genomic region of Deltaproteobacteria bacterium:
- a CDS encoding bifunctional 4-hydroxy-2-oxoglutarate aldolase/2-dehydro-3-deoxy-phosphogluconate aldolase yields MSRTLEILQKAPILPVLVIERIEDAVPLARALAAGGLPVLEVTLRTGVALEAIKRIKDEVEGVYCGAGTVTHGRMVEALEEVSADFAVSPGYTMSLGDALRLSRIPLLPGVATASELMVCLDRGYSCFKFFPAEANGGTKMLKAFGGPFPDAKFCPTGGITPSNLKSYLDIPSVVTAGGSWIAPKDAIERKDWDFITAEAERVVALVND; encoded by the coding sequence ATGTCTAGAACGTTAGAAATTTTACAAAAGGCCCCCATACTTCCCGTCTTAGTGATTGAGCGAATCGAGGATGCGGTCCCTTTGGCACGGGCATTGGCAGCTGGCGGGCTTCCCGTTTTAGAGGTTACGTTGCGCACAGGCGTGGCTCTTGAAGCGATCAAAAGAATCAAGGACGAAGTTGAGGGAGTTTATTGCGGTGCCGGTACGGTGACCCATGGGCGCATGGTTGAGGCATTGGAAGAGGTAAGTGCCGACTTTGCTGTGTCTCCAGGGTACACGATGAGCCTGGGCGATGCCTTACGTTTATCGCGGATACCCTTGTTGCCCGGTGTGGCGACGGCCTCTGAGCTTATGGTCTGCTTAGACCGTGGCTATTCCTGCTTTAAGTTTTTCCCTGCGGAAGCCAATGGCGGCACGAAAATGTTAAAAGCATTCGGTGGGCCTTTCCCTGATGCGAAGTTTTGTCCGACGGGAGGGATCACGCCTTCTAACTTAAAGAGTTACCTGGATATACCTTCCGTGGTGACCGCAGGTGGTAGCTGGATTGCACCGAAGGATGCAATTGAACGTAAGGATTGGGATTTTATAACCGCTGAAGCTGAGCGTGTGGTCGCATTGGTGAACGATTGA